A stretch of the Ischnura elegans chromosome 5, ioIscEleg1.1, whole genome shotgun sequence genome encodes the following:
- the LOC124159621 gene encoding uncharacterized protein LOC124159621, with protein sequence MHQSSYFSEQPCMLEWWKEISSKESRINPLLQPRPWVGSFLVRQTLTIPSPRQHPQYFIVPKCRWTPCFSVFGYRKRLMLVIKQLAKDEAVNFPLGSIILSEETYMDDVLSGGHDIQTALLKQQEVINLCKVGGFPLRKWLSNASALMEQLPNDLLASEPELLFEDDSDFAVLGLTWQPNEDYFKFSVKIKQYSEPWTKRRVLSAAAKLFDPLGWLAPIVILAKIFLQKLWLIKIGWDEELCQSDADFWQTYYGKLSQVSNIKIPRWLGFSNSNNTLQLHGFADASKSAYAAVLYLRTDSECSGSVFTVKLIQAKTKVSPLRTLSIPRLELCAVHLLAKLINQNRIMFESELLEIHLWTDSQDVLYWLRDHPSRWPTFVANRCSDIHSLVPNVKWHHVGTKFNPADLASRGCSPSTLRDQKLWWSGPSWLSKHEKYWPNSSKFQAKEFLSSELLVGKLTASLTTSVLEKTDALNIFKKYSTLKTLKHVMAYMIRFLSGRKVIHPVFHEAWFKISAIYSEQFLTPSEVNRARLLLVYMVQRQSFAKEISQLEKAGILHKKSALVKLSPFVKERLLRVGGRIKHSLLSDDEKHPLILPSKHPFTELIIEDCHKATLHGGVQLTLTTLRTQYWIVKGRQIVETIIHRTRAVHLEAVSSYSSESFIAAFRRFVGRRGHCSLLLSDRCTNFIGANQELKRMFQRSSDYNRTIAEALASTGTEWRFNPPAAPHFGGIWEAAVKSTKHHIRRVIGDTKLTFEELSTLLCQVEACLNSRPLIPLTDDPTDNKALTPAHFLIHSASFIIPEPSLIDEIIPVLKRWKIVQQMLQHFWQRWSREYLQSLQQRQKWTHRTSQINIGDLVILRCENTPPAQWPLARIIHVYPGDDGLVRVVKVKFNNSVMIRPVSKLIILNNVSNQSSQ encoded by the exons ATGCACCAATCGAGTTACTTCTCGGAGCAGCCGTGCATGCTAgagtggtggaaggagatatcatcaaaggaaagccGAATCAACCCATTGCTACAGCCACGGCCTTGGGTTGGATCATTTCTGGTGAGACAAACTTTGACTATTCCCAGTCCACGCCAACACCCACAGTACTTCATAGTTCCGAAATGTCGGTGGACTCCCTGCTTCAGCGTTTTTGGCTACAGGAAGAGATTAATGCT AGTCATTAAGCAACTGGCAAAGGATGAAGCTGTTAACTTTCCATTGGGCTCCATCATTCTTAGTGAAGAAACCTACATGGATGATGTGCTATCGGGTGGTCATGATATTCAAACCGCCTTGTTGAAACAACAGGAAGTTATTAACTTGTGCAAGGTGGGCGGATTTCCATTGCGCAAGTGGCTTTCAAATGCTTCTGCCTTAATGGAACAGCTGCCTAATGACTTATTAGCCAGTGAACCAGAATTACTCTTTGAGGACGATTCAGACTTTGCTGTATTAGGACTTACTTGGCAACCGAATgaagattatttcaaatttagtgTCAAAATCAAGCAATATTCTGAACCCTGGACAAAGAGACGAGTATTATCAGCCGCAGCCAAGTTATTTGATCCATTGGGCTGGCTCGCTCCAATTGTAattttagccaaaatatttttgcaaaagctTTGGCTGATTAAAATAGGTTGGGATGAAGAGTTATGCCAATCTGATGCTGATTTTTGGCAAACATATTATGGTAAATTATCTCAAGTTTCTAACATCAAAATTCCAAGATGGTTGGGTTTTAGTAATTCTAACAATACCTTGCAATTGCATGGATTTGCTGATGCGTCTAAATCTGCTTATGCAGCAGTTTTGTACCTGCGTACTGATAGTGAATGCTCAGGATCAGTGTTTACAGTGAAATTAATTCAGGCAAAAACTAAAGTTTCCCCCTTGAGAACACTTAGCATTCCTCGATTGGAATTATGTGCTGTTCACTTGCTTGCTAAGCTAATCAATCAGAATCGGATAATGTTTGAGTCTGAGTTGCTTGAAATACATTTGTGGACTGACTCTCAAGACGTCCTGTATTGGCTGAGGGACCATCCCTCGAGATGGCCTACTTTTGTGGCCAATAGATGTTCTGATATCCATTCTTTAGTACCAAATGTTAAGTGGCATCACGTGGGAACGAAATTCAACCCAGCTGATTTAGCTTCTAGGGGTTGTTCTCCATCAACATTGAGAGATCAAAAATTATGGTGGTCTGGGCCAAGTTGGCTCTCAAAACATGAGAAGTACTGGCCAAATAGTTCTAAATTCCAGGCAAAGGAATTCTTATCTAGTGAGCTTCTAGTGGGAAAATTGACTGCATCATTAACTACTAGTGTGCTTGAAAAAACCgatgccttaaatatttttaaaaaatactctacGTTAAAAACTCTCAAACATGTAATGGCTTACATGATCCGTTTTCTTAGTGGTAGGAAAGTGATCCATCCAGTGTTTCATGAAGCTTGGTTTAAAATTAGTGCAATTTATTCTGAGCAATTCCTAACCCCTAGTGAAGTTAATCGAGCGAGATTGCTATTAGTGTACATGGTTCAACGCCAATCATTTGCCAAGGAAATTTCTCAGTTGGAGAAAGCTGGAATCCTACATAAGAAAAGTGCATTAGTGAAATTGTCACCTTTTGTGAAGGAAAGACTTTTGCGAGTTGGTGGTAGAATCAAGCATTCATTGTTATCTGATGATGAAAAACATCCATTGATACTACCCAGCAAACATCCATTTACTGAGTTAATAATTGAGGACTGTCATAAAGCAACCCTTCATGGAGGCGTACAGCTTACACTGACGACATTACGTACTCAGTACTGGATAGTGAAGGGTCGTCAAATAGTTGAAACAATTATTCACCG TACACGGGCGGTGCATCTAGAAGCAGTTTCAAGTTACTCATCAGAATCGTTCATCGCAGCGTTCCGAAGGTTTGTGGGACGACGTGGACATTGTTCTCTACTGCTAAGTGATAGGTGTACCAATTTTATTGGTGCTAACCAGGAGCTCAAGAGGATGTTCCAGAGGTCATCTGACTACAACCGCACCATTGCAGAGGCTTTGGCGTCTACCGGGACGGAGTGGCGCTTCAACCCTCCTGCGGCTCCTCACTTCGGTGGAATTTGGGAGGCAGCCGTCAAATCCACTAAACATCACATCAGACGGGTCATCGGAGATACAAAGCTGACCTTCGAGGAGCTTTCCACATTACTCTGTCAAGTTGAAGCCTGTTTAAATTCCCGCCCCCTTATTCCCCTAACAGATGATCCTACTGATAACAAAGCTTTAACTCCTGCACATTTTCTAATTCATTCTGCATCTTTTATCATTCCAGAGCCTTCACTAATCGATGAAATTATACCTGTTTTAAAACGCTGGAAAATAGTTCAACAGATGCTCCAGCATTTCTGGCAAAGGTGGTCAAGGGAGTACCTGCAATCGCTCCAGCAGCGACAGAAATGGACTCACCGGACATCACAAATCAACATTGGTGACCTGGTGATTCTTCGTTGTGAGAACACTCCTCCAGCGCAATGGCCTCTTGCTAGGATAATACATGTGTACCCTGGTGATGATGGACTAGTGAGggtagtgaaagtgaaattcaatAATTCAGTAATGATAAGACCGGTGTCAAAACTCATAATCTTGAATAATGTTTCTAATCAATCATCGCAGTGA